One genomic window of Anaerofustis stercorihominis DSM 17244 includes the following:
- a CDS encoding recombinase family protein, giving the protein MNQQPDKITALYCRLSQDDALDGESNSITNQKALLSKYAAEHGFRNLMFFVDDGFSGTNFQRPGFQEMMNYVEDYSVSTLIVKDLSRLGREYSYMGRLQDFIFPAYDVRFIAINDDVDSAKGENDFAVFKNVFNDYYAKDTSKKIRAVVKMRGEAGEHIASNPPYGYVKDPQNKKKWIVDEEAAKVVRRIFDLCIAGKGPMQIAKILTADRVLTVTAYNARQKGWTMPDNLYQWCSKSVAGILERPEYTGCTVNFKTYTKSLKFKKRMENPKENQRVFEDTQPAIIERGQWERVQALRSNKRRPTKTGKTSIFSGLVYCADCGAKLYYCTCNTYKDESQDHFVCSNYKSNTGSCQIHYIREVTLYKRVLECIQGTLTYVRLFRDDFTQEMLAQDEASRKSELTQKRKALSGAQKRMEDLDKIIQRLYEDSVLGKLSDLRFQKLSAQYETEQAEIQRLAVSLEREIENEAGQIADVGRFLQLANRYSDLQELDASTVNELIEKIVVHSPEKIGGKKHVTIEVYFTYVGKIRIPLAKPELLTETEEPT; this is encoded by the coding sequence ATGAACCAGCAGCCAGATAAGATCACAGCTTTATATTGCCGTTTAAGCCAGGATGACGCTCTCGATGGGGAGAGCAATTCCATAACCAACCAAAAGGCATTGTTATCTAAATATGCGGCAGAGCACGGATTCCGCAATCTCATGTTTTTTGTGGACGACGGGTTCTCAGGGACAAATTTTCAAAGGCCCGGATTTCAAGAAATGATGAATTATGTGGAGGACTATTCCGTTTCCACCCTGATTGTCAAAGACCTGTCACGCCTGGGCCGGGAGTATTCCTATATGGGCCGGTTGCAGGATTTTATTTTCCCCGCCTACGACGTCCGGTTTATCGCCATCAATGATGACGTGGACAGCGCAAAGGGCGAAAACGACTTCGCTGTGTTCAAAAATGTATTTAACGACTATTACGCCAAAGACACAAGCAAAAAAATCCGGGCAGTAGTCAAAATGCGCGGGGAGGCCGGGGAACACATCGCCAGCAATCCGCCCTACGGATATGTGAAAGACCCGCAGAACAAAAAGAAATGGATTGTAGACGAGGAAGCCGCAAAGGTGGTGCGACGTATCTTTGACCTGTGCATTGCGGGCAAAGGCCCCATGCAGATCGCAAAAATCCTGACCGCTGACAGGGTATTGACGGTTACAGCATACAACGCAAGGCAGAAAGGATGGACTATGCCTGATAACCTGTATCAGTGGTGCTCCAAATCCGTTGCTGGCATACTGGAACGGCCGGAATATACCGGCTGTACCGTCAATTTTAAGACTTATACAAAATCCCTCAAATTCAAGAAGCGGATGGAAAACCCGAAAGAAAACCAGAGGGTATTTGAAGATACGCAGCCAGCAATCATTGAACGGGGACAGTGGGAACGGGTGCAGGCGTTAAGGTCAAACAAGCGCAGACCCACAAAGACAGGGAAAACAAGCATTTTCTCCGGCCTTGTCTACTGTGCCGACTGCGGCGCAAAGCTCTATTACTGTACCTGCAATACCTACAAGGATGAGTCTCAGGATCATTTCGTCTGTTCCAATTATAAGAGCAATACGGGTTCCTGCCAAATCCACTATATTCGAGAGGTTACGCTTTATAAGCGGGTGCTGGAATGTATTCAGGGAACACTGACCTATGTGCGTTTGTTCCGGGATGATTTCACTCAGGAAATGTTGGCGCAGGACGAGGCCAGCCGGAAATCGGAGCTGACACAGAAACGGAAAGCCCTCTCCGGGGCGCAAAAACGTATGGAGGATTTGGACAAGATCATCCAAAGGCTTTATGAAGATTCCGTGCTTGGAAAATTAAGCGACCTCCGCTTTCAAAAACTCTCGGCACAGTATGAAACGGAGCAAGCGGAGATTCAGAGGCTTGCGGTTTCGCTGGAGAGAGAAATTGAAAATGAAGCTGGACAGATTGCCGATGTGGGGCGTTTCCTCCAGCTTGCCAACAGGTATTCCGACTTGCAGGAGCTGGATGCCTCTACGGTAAATGAGCTGATTGAAAAGATCGTGGTCCACAGCCCGGAGAAGATCGGCGGGAAGAAACATGTCACGATTGAAGTCTATTTTACCTATGTGGGGAAAATCCGGATTCCACTTGCCAAACCGGAACTACTGACAGAAACAGAAGAACCGACGTGA
- a CDS encoding replication initiator protein A — MQNDFLTPYKEDSVVPPYLPFPRFLVPMDLSNDAKVLYALLLDRAGISRENGYIEPDGRIRLYFTLEEAKGKLHRSRQVVTRAFQELERCGLILRRKQGLGRPAVITLNILPTRKERDGIA, encoded by the coding sequence ATGCAAAATGATTTTTTGACGCCTTATAAAGAGGACAGCGTTGTACCGCCCTATCTGCCGTTTCCCCGTTTCCTGGTGCCAATGGACTTATCCAACGACGCAAAAGTACTGTATGCCCTGCTCTTAGACCGGGCGGGTATTTCCAGAGAAAACGGATACATAGAACCGGACGGGCGGATTCGTCTCTACTTTACGTTGGAAGAAGCAAAAGGGAAATTGCATAGGAGCAGGCAGGTGGTGACAAGGGCATTTCAGGAATTAGAACGCTGTGGCCTGATTCTCCGCAGAAAGCAGGGACTTGGCCGTCCGGCGGTCATTACACTGAATATTTTACCCACAAGGAAGGAGCGTGATGGGATTGCGTAA